In Alistipes ihumii AP11, a genomic segment contains:
- a CDS encoding RHS repeat domain-containing protein, protein MNITINPSRKLNMKKIYILLAIMLLCQQAYAATNEFVMKPTSFTVAGDGGKYSFNLTCDRYLGPLSTMSDIIEMNVKGFEFISYEDSGGQVDSIRCIFPAKALLEGSFIIFKPNTTPSAISGTITIHHYTLFRGKPQEERTLVATYTQQPGIIPPPPLEITNGNVENSFIDETGTKKNQTITYYDAFRRPIQTIHVGASPSGKDIVNFIEYDEMGRSDSKSYLPYPIRSITAGAKRSNPQDEQRKYYVAQYDNNGEFPYAVKRYESGGMLSAQGGVGLAQHISLGFHSEFESRPNLSTDLIKKLTVVNDSILAYNDYFPDSTLIVKRKVSFSSNDKTNSMTTDIYEYYDSNQQLIAKEERISLNDRRITYYVYDEMGMQRYIIPPIQSEILSVGYHTPYSLRKYCYYNEYDEYGRLSKQHVPGADYSVKLYDNRGRLAMTQNGNQRDKNQWSFTKYDAFDRPVLSGIYTGGTYDTHRTALQSQTIMYERRGNAVHGYTNDTYPSVTSEADYLIISYYDDYEWLPNLRPFLAGVDYFNFSVEDALGEQKTEFVNGATTGTKVKVLGTDSNQWLTTVNYYNDQGKMIQSFAELFGPSIVSGVEIISNKYDFQGQVTQAKVKQVIKNTSLSGADEYEYGKWYTYDDQGRLQKIEFQITGDTKNGKVILAEYAYDDMGRMSTKYIHNGQDSTVQKYNIGGQCIDSQSDIFSYELSYYDNGNLSQSLWSVSNDSIAYLGYGYAYDRYGQLTAATPLKLNRVNPPSFAILTKTNNYAEKNISYDKNGNILTLVRTNSSGNELQNIAYGYNGNQLESIRIRSGNTSITGFQYDSNGNMIYDPLENIHIEYNSFDLPEKIFDGSNEINYIYTSAGDKVGKKAGSSFTYYRGMMVYADSDLLYILHPEGTVSKTSGGYTYNYFKKDYANNVRIFLSAVNGVLQEQQSTDYYPFGVAWQYNNLNKNKYLFSGKEFQTDAVGTSHILGMYDFGARYYNPVLGRWSNIDPKLQGCNPYVFCGNNPVMHIDPNGELWWLAPMISGGLFNLHSQAMLGNIHNFWDGLLAFGVGGASSVAGAGIGGVAAKFANDNNILGFRGGFFTGFSSGFGSGFITGLGNSAMNGNGFTKSLGNGFMTGLTAGLSNGLLSGLNDGLVSLERGYSFWDGSKTYDIISDPSIKNIAERIVKNPPNSIFENADIRLHPKVFKYFGLQQGDYGAKIMTTKPPTGYKLLVDGAFLNKSGQITMGAFKSFYNGTGSLHVSLAALDGSEIVFKATVGHEFIHAYHNMKGLLLGQLSEAVAYRYTIKTYLDAGMNTKAMDILQIAKESGYLCFPPIEYRMTPFISF, encoded by the coding sequence ATGAATATTACGATTAATCCATCAAGAAAACTCAATATGAAAAAGATATATATTCTGCTTGCTATCATGCTGTTGTGCCAGCAAGCATACGCTGCGACGAATGAATTTGTGATGAAGCCGACCTCATTTACGGTAGCAGGAGATGGTGGCAAATACTCTTTCAATTTGACTTGCGACAGATATTTAGGGCCGTTAAGCACTATGTCCGATATTATTGAAATGAATGTCAAAGGGTTTGAATTTATTAGCTATGAAGATAGCGGAGGACAAGTGGATTCTATACGGTGTATATTTCCAGCCAAAGCCTTGCTCGAAGGCAGTTTTATAATCTTCAAACCGAATACAACACCTTCTGCCATATCCGGAACAATTACGATACATCACTATACGCTTTTCCGGGGGAAACCTCAAGAGGAGAGAACCTTGGTTGCCACATATACCCAGCAACCGGGAATCATACCTCCACCACCCCTCGAAATTACCAACGGTAATGTCGAAAATTCCTTTATAGATGAAACCGGAACGAAAAAAAATCAAACAATAACGTATTATGATGCCTTTCGGCGTCCTATCCAAACTATTCACGTCGGAGCTTCACCTTCTGGAAAGGATATTGTAAATTTTATCGAGTACGATGAAATGGGACGCTCAGATTCTAAAAGCTATTTACCTTACCCGATCCGTAGCATTACCGCCGGAGCCAAAAGGAGTAATCCTCAAGACGAGCAAAGAAAGTATTATGTAGCGCAATATGATAATAATGGGGAATTCCCGTATGCAGTAAAACGATATGAATCAGGCGGGATGCTCTCGGCGCAAGGAGGAGTGGGATTAGCACAACATATTTCATTGGGGTTTCATTCGGAATTCGAGAGCCGACCTAATCTATCTACAGATTTAATAAAGAAGCTGACTGTAGTAAATGATTCAATATTGGCATACAACGATTATTTTCCTGATAGCACACTCATTGTTAAAAGGAAAGTCTCTTTTTCTTCGAATGACAAAACCAATTCGATGACAACAGACATATACGAATATTATGATTCGAATCAACAACTGATTGCTAAAGAGGAACGTATATCTTTAAATGATCGTCGGATTACTTATTATGTTTATGATGAAATGGGAATGCAACGTTATATCATACCTCCGATTCAATCCGAGATATTATCAGTGGGATATCATACGCCATATTCATTGCGAAAATATTGTTATTATAATGAGTATGACGAGTATGGTCGTTTATCGAAACAACATGTTCCCGGTGCAGATTACTCCGTAAAGCTGTATGATAATCGAGGCCGCTTAGCAATGACTCAAAATGGCAATCAACGTGATAAAAACCAGTGGTCATTTACCAAATACGACGCATTCGACCGTCCTGTATTGAGCGGAATTTATACAGGAGGGACATATGATACCCATAGAACTGCCTTACAATCTCAAACAATAATGTATGAAAGAAGGGGTAATGCAGTTCATGGATATACGAATGATACATATCCTTCGGTTACTTCGGAGGCAGATTATTTGATTATTTCTTATTACGATGATTACGAATGGTTGCCTAATTTGCGACCTTTCCTTGCTGGTGTCGATTATTTTAATTTTTCGGTAGAGGATGCTCTTGGCGAACAAAAAACCGAGTTTGTAAACGGAGCTACGACTGGCACTAAAGTCAAAGTTTTGGGTACTGATAGCAACCAATGGTTAACAACAGTTAATTATTATAATGATCAGGGTAAAATGATTCAGTCCTTTGCTGAATTGTTCGGTCCCAGCATTGTGTCCGGAGTTGAAATTATAAGCAATAAATATGATTTTCAAGGACAGGTAACTCAAGCAAAGGTCAAACAAGTGATAAAAAATACATCTTTATCCGGAGCAGACGAATATGAATATGGCAAGTGGTACACCTACGACGATCAAGGGCGTTTACAAAAAATAGAATTTCAAATTACGGGTGATACGAAAAATGGAAAAGTTATACTTGCAGAATACGCTTATGATGACATGGGACGTATGTCGACCAAATATATACACAATGGACAAGACTCAACCGTACAGAAATACAATATCGGCGGACAATGTATCGATTCGCAATCGGATATTTTCTCTTATGAATTGAGTTATTATGATAACGGGAATCTCTCTCAATCGCTATGGTCTGTTTCCAACGATTCGATAGCTTATTTGGGATATGGTTATGCTTACGATAGATATGGCCAATTAACGGCAGCCACACCGTTGAAATTGAATAGAGTGAATCCTCCTTCCTTTGCCATATTGACTAAAACGAACAATTATGCCGAGAAAAACATTTCTTATGATAAGAATGGAAATATCCTGACTCTTGTGCGAACCAATAGTTCTGGTAATGAATTACAAAATATAGCATATGGTTACAATGGAAACCAACTCGAGTCCATTCGTATCAGAAGTGGAAATACGTCGATAACAGGTTTTCAATATGATTCGAACGGTAATATGATATATGATCCGTTGGAAAATATTCATATTGAATACAATTCTTTCGATTTACCGGAAAAAATTTTTGACGGGTCAAATGAAATTAATTATATTTACACATCTGCCGGAGATAAAGTCGGCAAAAAAGCGGGAAGCTCTTTCACATATTATCGAGGTATGATGGTGTATGCCGACAGCGATCTGCTGTATATTCTGCATCCCGAAGGTACGGTAAGTAAGACTTCCGGCGGATACACCTATAACTACTTCAAAAAAGACTACGCAAATAACGTACGAATCTTTTTGAGCGCAGTTAACGGAGTATTGCAAGAGCAACAATCGACAGATTATTATCCGTTCGGGGTTGCGTGGCAATATAATAACCTCAACAAAAACAAGTATCTTTTTTCCGGTAAAGAATTTCAAACGGATGCCGTGGGGACTTCACACATACTCGGCATGTACGATTTTGGCGCTCGTTATTATAATCCGGTTCTCGGACGTTGGTCCAATATCGATCCGAAATTGCAGGGGTGCAATCCTTATGTCTTTTGCGGAAACAATCCTGTAATGCATATAGATCCAAATGGAGAATTATGGTGGTTGGCACCGATGATTTCCGGAGGATTATTCAATTTGCATTCCCAAGCTATGTTAGGTAATATTCATAATTTTTGGGATGGTTTATTGGCATTTGGCGTCGGCGGAGCGTCCTCGGTAGCAGGAGCTGGTATCGGGGGTGTCGCTGCGAAATTTGCAAACGACAATAATATACTTGGATTCAGAGGCGGGTTTTTTACGGGGTTTTCTTCCGGTTTCGGGTCCGGTTTTATTACTGGATTAGGTAATTCCGCAATGAATGGCAATGGCTTTACCAAGAGTTTGGGAAATGGGTTTATGACCGGTCTTACCGCTGGATTATCCAACGGATTGTTATCCGGACTTAATGATGGTTTGGTTTCATTGGAACGAGGATATTCGTTTTGGGATGGATCGAAAACATATGATATTATATCCGATCCAAGTATAAAAAATATTGCTGAACGAATAGTTAAAAATCCTCCCAATAGTATTTTTGAGAACGCTGATATACGTTTGCATCCAAAAGTATTCAAATATTTTGGTTTGCAACAGGGAGATTACGGTGCAAAAATAATGACGACAAAACCTCCGACAGGATATAAGCTTCTTGTGGATGGAGCATTTCTTAATAAATCAGGACAGATAACAATGGGAGCATTCAAAAGTTTCTATAATGGAACAGGAAGTTTGCATGTTTCATTAGCAGCTTTGGATGGATCTGAAATTGTATTTAAAGCAACAGTGGGTCATGAATTCATTCATGCTTATCATAATATGAAAGGCTTACTGTTAGGTCAATTATCGGAAGCAGTAGCATATCGTTACACAATAAAGACATATCTCGATGCAGGCATGAATACGAAAGCAATGGATATACTACAAATTGCAAAAGAAAGTGGATATTTATGTTTTCCTCCGATTGAATATAGAATGACCCCTTTTATCTCGTTCTAA